The following coding sequences lie in one Xanthomonas hyacinthi genomic window:
- the ahcY gene encoding adenosylhomocysteinase, whose product MNAVRKSFSTEGDYKVADISLADWGRKELDIAEHEMPGLMSIRRQYATAKPLAGVRVTGSLHMTIQTAVLIETLKDIGADVRWASCNIFSTQDHAAAAIAVTGTPVFAWKGESLEEYWDCTLDALTFTLANGTQTGPELVVDDGGDVTLLIHKGYELENGSKWVDEPASSHEEQVIKDLLKRVAVERPGYWTRVVKDWKGVSEETTTGVHRLYQLAEAGTLLVPSINVNDSVTKSKFDNLYGCRESLADGLKRAMDVMLAGKVAVVCGYGDVGKGSAHSLRAYGARVIVTEIDPICALQAAMEGFQVNTVEDSLGQADIYVTTTGNKDIIRIEHLTQMKDQAIVCNIGHFDNEIQVEALYKYPGVQKINIKPQVDKFVFPNGNAIFLLAEGRLVNLGCATGHPSFVMSNSFANQTLAQIDLWQNKDSYEKQVYRLPKKLDEEVARLHLEKIGVKLTTLSDDQAAYLGVSVDGPYKPEHYRY is encoded by the coding sequence ATGAACGCTGTACGCAAGAGCTTTTCCACCGAGGGCGACTACAAGGTCGCCGACATCTCCCTGGCCGACTGGGGCCGCAAGGAGCTGGACATCGCCGAGCACGAGATGCCGGGCCTGATGTCGATCCGCCGCCAGTATGCCACCGCCAAGCCGCTGGCCGGCGTGCGCGTGACCGGCTCGCTGCACATGACCATCCAGACCGCGGTGCTGATCGAGACGCTGAAGGACATCGGCGCCGACGTGCGCTGGGCCTCGTGCAACATCTTCTCCACCCAGGACCACGCCGCCGCCGCGATCGCCGTCACCGGCACCCCCGTGTTCGCCTGGAAGGGCGAGAGCCTGGAGGAATACTGGGACTGCACCCTCGACGCGCTGACCTTCACCCTGGCCAACGGCACCCAGACCGGCCCGGAGCTGGTGGTGGACGACGGCGGCGACGTCACCCTGCTGATCCACAAGGGCTACGAGCTGGAGAACGGCTCCAAGTGGGTGGACGAACCCGCCTCCTCGCACGAAGAGCAGGTGATCAAGGACCTGCTCAAGCGCGTGGCGGTCGAGCGCCCCGGCTACTGGACCCGCGTGGTCAAGGACTGGAAGGGCGTGTCCGAGGAAACCACCACCGGCGTGCACCGCCTGTACCAGCTGGCCGAAGCCGGCACCCTGCTGGTGCCGTCGATCAACGTCAACGATTCGGTGACCAAGAGCAAGTTCGACAACCTGTACGGCTGCCGCGAGTCGCTGGCCGACGGCCTCAAGCGCGCGATGGACGTGATGCTGGCCGGCAAGGTCGCGGTGGTCTGCGGCTACGGCGACGTCGGCAAGGGCTCGGCGCATAGCCTGCGCGCCTATGGCGCCCGCGTCATCGTCACCGAGATCGACCCGATCTGCGCGCTGCAGGCGGCGATGGAAGGCTTCCAGGTCAACACCGTCGAGGACAGCCTGGGCCAGGCCGACATCTACGTCACCACCACCGGCAACAAGGACATCATCCGCATCGAGCACCTGACGCAGATGAAGGACCAGGCCATCGTCTGCAACATCGGCCACTTCGACAACGAGATCCAGGTCGAGGCGCTGTACAAGTACCCCGGCGTGCAGAAGATCAACATCAAGCCGCAGGTGGACAAGTTCGTGTTCCCGAACGGCAACGCCATCTTCCTGCTGGCCGAAGGCCGCCTGGTCAACCTGGGCTGCGCCACCGGCCACCCCAGCTTCGTGATGTCCAACAGCTTCGCCAACCAGACCCTGGCGCAGATCGACCTGTGGCAGAACAAGGACAGCTACGAAAAGCAGGTCTACCGCCTGCCGAAGAAGCTGGACGAGGAAGTGGCGCGCCTGCACCTGGAAAAGATCGGCGTGAAGCTGACCACGCTCAGCGACGACCAGGCCGCCTACCTCGGCGTCTCGGTCGATGGTCCGTACAAGCCGGAGCATTACCGCTACTGA